In one Komagataeibacter sp. FNDCR2 genomic region, the following are encoded:
- a CDS encoding HU family DNA-binding protein: protein MSKAFIAAVIQDSIDCTGVAANQAASDLIAAIVKELKREGGFTLPSFGTFTVKKTKARKALNPRTGEPVKVKAGKTVRFKASPNLKKAV, encoded by the coding sequence ATGAGTAAGGCCTTTATTGCCGCTGTCATACAGGATTCAATTGATTGCACGGGCGTTGCGGCCAATCAGGCTGCCTCCGACCTGATTGCGGCGATTGTCAAGGAACTCAAGCGCGAAGGTGGCTTTACCCTCCCGTCCTTTGGAACATTTACCGTCAAGAAGACCAAGGCCCGCAAGGCGCTCAACCCGCGCACGGGTGAGCCGGTCAAGGTCAAGGCGGGCAAGACCGTACGTTTCAAGGCCAGCCCGAACCTTAAGAAAGCCGTCTGA
- a CDS encoding LUD domain-containing protein: MSARDTILQALRANRPTPQNHPLPPVVTLGDLDAGRERFITNLKILGGDVLEPVAGETLDDAIRRRHPDAKVICSTVPEASGTLPVARIKTPQDVAPVDVAVVRAAFGIAEMGSIFLSEAQLPINSFAHLAQHIVVLLSTDALTANMHTAYQTRAEFRTARYGVLMSGPSATADIQGVLIRGAQGVRSLSVWFT; this comes from the coding sequence ATGAGCGCACGCGACACCATCCTGCAGGCCCTGCGGGCCAACCGCCCCACGCCGCAGAACCATCCGCTGCCGCCGGTCGTCACATTGGGGGATCTGGATGCAGGCCGGGAACGCTTCATCACCAACCTGAAAATACTGGGCGGCGATGTGCTGGAGCCGGTGGCGGGCGAAACGCTGGATGACGCCATCAGACGCCGCCACCCCGATGCGAAGGTGATCTGCTCCACCGTGCCCGAAGCCAGCGGGACATTGCCCGTGGCGCGCATCAAGACACCGCAGGACGTCGCACCTGTGGACGTGGCCGTGGTGCGCGCGGCGTTCGGCATCGCGGAAATGGGGTCGATCTTCCTGAGCGAGGCCCAGCTTCCGATCAATTCCTTCGCGCATCTGGCGCAGCATATCGTGGTTCTGCTCTCGACCGATGCGCTGACGGCCAACATGCACACCGCCTACCAGACGCGGGCGGAGTTCAGGACCGCCCGCTATGGCGTGCTGATGAGCGGGCCCTCCGCCACGGCGGATATTCAGGGTGTGCTGATCCGGGGCGCACAGGGCGTGCGCTCGCTTTCCGTCTGGTTTACCTGA
- a CDS encoding lactate utilization protein B — MSNRPVNHARAAEHFLEDAPHLKFHDERLWDMRQKRDAQMHMLPEWQELREEASRIKEHTLARLPEYLEQFEENAKKNGIHVHWARDGAEHNRIVGDILKAHDARSLIKSKSMVTEECDMRPYLAKRGVSVTETDLGERIQQLDDQLPSHIVVPAVHKLTSDVARIFAKDYHTDPNIRDPHLLAEAQRQAARPVILHADAGMTGGNFVVAETGTFVVCTNEGNADLSATVPNLHIATIGIERLVPRMADLGVFIRLLSRSALGSPITQYTTHFRGPQDGGEMHVVLVDNGRSTRLGMDDFWTSLKCIRCGACMNTCPVYRRSGGLSYGAVYSGPIGAIIDPTFNEHKYSTLPFASTLNGSCTNVCPVKIDIHEQLYKWRRVLVQHREMPFIKREIMHMAGKLMGQPKMYRAALRTTEASLESLPRFALYNWLNPWGKHRELPHPIKETFHDWYRKNRATPAATAPENKK; from the coding sequence GTGAGCAACAGACCCGTCAACCACGCCCGGGCGGCCGAGCATTTCCTGGAAGACGCGCCCCACCTCAAGTTCCATGACGAACGCCTGTGGGACATGCGCCAGAAGCGCGACGCCCAGATGCACATGCTGCCCGAATGGCAGGAACTGCGCGAGGAAGCGTCCCGCATCAAGGAACACACGCTCGCGCGCCTGCCCGAATATCTTGAGCAGTTCGAGGAAAACGCGAAGAAAAACGGCATCCACGTTCACTGGGCGCGTGACGGGGCGGAGCATAACCGCATCGTGGGCGATATCCTGAAGGCCCACGACGCGCGCAGCCTGATCAAGAGCAAGTCCATGGTCACGGAAGAATGTGACATGCGGCCCTATCTGGCGAAACGGGGCGTGAGCGTCACCGAGACCGACCTGGGCGAACGCATCCAGCAGCTTGACGACCAGTTGCCCAGCCATATCGTGGTGCCCGCCGTCCACAAGCTCACATCCGACGTGGCCAGGATCTTCGCCAAGGATTACCACACGGACCCCAACATCCGGGATCCGCACCTGCTGGCCGAAGCCCAGCGCCAGGCGGCGCGGCCCGTCATCCTGCATGCCGACGCGGGCATGACCGGCGGCAATTTCGTGGTGGCGGAAACCGGCACCTTCGTCGTCTGCACCAACGAAGGCAATGCCGATCTGAGCGCCACGGTGCCCAACCTGCATATCGCCACCATCGGCATCGAACGGCTCGTGCCCCGCATGGCCGATCTGGGCGTGTTCATCCGCCTGCTCTCACGCAGCGCGCTGGGTTCGCCCATCACCCAGTACACCACCCATTTCCGTGGCCCGCAGGATGGCGGTGAGATGCATGTGGTGCTGGTGGACAATGGCCGCTCCACCCGCCTGGGCATGGATGATTTCTGGACCTCGCTCAAGTGCATCCGCTGTGGCGCGTGCATGAATACATGCCCGGTTTACCGCCGCTCGGGCGGGCTGTCCTATGGCGCGGTCTATTCCGGCCCGATCGGCGCGATCATTGATCCCACCTTCAACGAACACAAATACAGCACGCTTCCCTTCGCCTCGACCCTGAATGGAAGCTGCACCAATGTCTGCCCGGTCAAGATCGACATTCATGAACAGTTGTACAAATGGCGGCGCGTGCTGGTGCAGCACCGCGAAATGCCGTTCATAAAGCGCGAGATCATGCATATGGCGGGCAAGCTCATGGGCCAGCCCAAGATGTACCGCGCCGCGCTGCGCACGACCGAGGCATCGCTTGAAAGCCTGCCGCGCTTCGCGCTGTACAACTGGCTGAACCCGTGGGGCAAGCACCGCGAACTGCCGCATCCGATCAAGGAGACATTTCACGACTGGTACAGGAAAAACCGCGCCACCCCTGCGGCCACCGCACCGGAGAACAAGAAATGA
- a CDS encoding (Fe-S)-binding protein: MKIGLFIPCYIDAFYPEAGIATLELLEKLGQDVEYPLEQTCCGQPMGNSGCNSDAAAAEALFVRNFARFDKIVMPSGSCTHHVRDNFDAIPQTDEVRHVRENTYELVEFLHDILKVDAFPWAEFNHTVGLHNSCGTLRALRTASMSELGEKPFSKPMDLLQKVKGIRFVTPRRPDECCGFGGTFSVTEEAVSARMGVDKVRDHHQAGAEYIVSADSSCMMHQQGCAERAGVPIRFIHIAQILNGAAQ, encoded by the coding sequence ATGAAAATTGGCCTGTTCATTCCGTGTTATATCGACGCATTCTACCCCGAGGCCGGTATCGCCACGCTGGAACTGCTGGAAAAGCTGGGGCAGGATGTCGAATATCCACTGGAGCAGACCTGCTGTGGCCAGCCAATGGGTAATTCCGGCTGCAATTCGGACGCTGCCGCGGCGGAAGCCCTGTTCGTGCGCAACTTCGCGCGGTTCGACAAGATCGTCATGCCATCAGGCAGTTGCACGCACCATGTCCGTGATAATTTCGATGCGATCCCACAGACCGATGAAGTGCGCCATGTGCGCGAAAATACCTACGAACTGGTCGAATTCCTCCACGACATACTGAAGGTTGACGCCTTCCCGTGGGCGGAGTTCAACCATACCGTGGGCCTGCATAACAGTTGCGGCACGCTGCGCGCCCTGCGCACCGCCAGCATGTCGGAACTGGGGGAAAAGCCGTTCTCCAAACCGATGGACCTTTTGCAAAAGGTGAAGGGCATCCGCTTCGTGACACCCAGACGCCCCGATGAATGCTGCGGTTTTGGCGGCACCTTCTCGGTGACGGAGGAAGCGGTTTCCGCACGCATGGGGGTGGACAAGGTGCGCGACCACCATCAGGCGGGGGCGGAGTACATCGTCTCGGCTGATTCGTCGTGCATGATGCACCAGCAGGGCTGCGCCGAACGCGCGGGGGTGCCCATCCGCTTCATCCATATTGCGCAGATCCTTAACGGAGCAGCCCAGTGA
- a CDS encoding LysR substrate-binding domain-containing protein: protein MDLRHLRYFVAVAENGSFTRAAEQIGMEQPPLSQQIKQLENELGVLLFQRLTRGVRLTDIGLVLLDQARALLGMQQQFLSTARGLARGEKGHIRVGLAGAVSLLPLIPLTVRRFREVWPDVTIYLEESNTPALRKALHDRAIDIAIVRPPVPDGEGLLVSPLLEEETVVALPKGHPLAIQPNLELEMLADEPFIIFPRELGPGFHDAILSACHNAGFTPRMGQQAPQIASTVPLVAAGLGVSVVPRSLHQIHSGGVTYHSLGAKAPRAELAIAMRAGQHVPLLSNFISTLRGCCRDMNDSAITVTLGATDMMAG, encoded by the coding sequence ATGGATTTAAGGCATTTACGATATTTCGTGGCTGTAGCCGAAAATGGCAGCTTCACCCGCGCGGCGGAACAGATCGGCATGGAACAGCCCCCGCTGAGCCAGCAGATCAAGCAGCTTGAGAATGAACTGGGCGTGCTGCTGTTCCAGCGGCTGACCCGTGGGGTCAGGCTGACCGATATCGGGCTGGTGCTGCTGGACCAGGCGCGCGCGCTTCTGGGCATGCAGCAGCAGTTCCTGTCCACCGCGCGGGGGCTTGCGCGCGGTGAGAAGGGGCATATCCGTGTGGGGCTGGCGGGTGCGGTCTCGCTGCTGCCCCTGATTCCGCTGACGGTGCGGCGCTTCAGGGAAGTGTGGCCCGATGTCACCATCTACCTGGAGGAAAGCAATACCCCCGCCCTGCGCAAGGCGCTGCACGACCGGGCCATCGACATCGCCATTGTCCGTCCCCCCGTGCCCGATGGGGAGGGGCTGCTGGTCTCCCCGCTTCTGGAAGAGGAAACGGTTGTCGCCCTGCCCAAGGGCCACCCGCTGGCCATCCAGCCCAATCTGGAGCTGGAGATGCTGGCGGATGAACCGTTCATCATCTTCCCGCGTGAACTGGGGCCGGGCTTTCATGACGCCATCCTGTCCGCCTGCCACAATGCCGGCTTTACGCCCCGCATGGGCCAGCAGGCCCCGCAGATCGCCTCCACCGTGCCGCTGGTCGCCGCGGGTCTGGGGGTTTCGGTCGTACCGCGTTCGCTGCACCAGATCCATTCAGGTGGCGTGACCTATCATTCGCTTGGGGCCAAGGCGCCCCGCGCGGAACTGGCCATCGCCATGCGCGCGGGGCAGCATGTGCCGCTGCTGAGCAATTTCATCTCCACCCTGCGGGGCTGCTGCCGGGACATGAATGACAGCGCCATTACCGTCACGCTGGGGGCCACGGACATGATGGCCGGTTAA
- a CDS encoding putative zinc-binding metallopeptidase: MKLFFCQSCQQVLFFENTACERCGLALGYLPEQTTLSALEAVGEGLWRPMAAPDVTRVMCANNAYDACNWLTEPGQAFCVACSFNRTIPNLSVPGNIARWQKLEVAKHRLFYTLLRLGLPLRNRRQDPDEGLAFDFLDSHADGTPAMTGHMNGVVTIALNEADDAQREQMRLEMGEYYRTLLGHFRHEIGHYYWNVLIRDAGPERLAACRDVFGDDRRDYATALKEHYETPAPPTWRGQYVSQYATSHPWEDFAETWAHYLHIISTLETAWTYGMSINAAGAHAPPLRADICKDPYTEMSFDEITQGWLPLTYAANSLNRSMGLPDFYPFVLTPEILRKLSFIHDVIRHGRVA; encoded by the coding sequence ATGAAGCTGTTTTTCTGCCAGTCCTGCCAGCAGGTACTGTTTTTCGAGAATACGGCGTGCGAACGCTGCGGCCTTGCGCTGGGCTACCTGCCCGAACAGACCACGCTTTCCGCGCTGGAAGCCGTGGGCGAAGGGCTATGGCGCCCCATGGCCGCGCCGGACGTCACGCGCGTAATGTGCGCCAACAACGCCTATGATGCCTGCAACTGGCTGACCGAGCCGGGGCAGGCGTTCTGTGTGGCGTGCAGTTTCAACCGCACCATTCCCAACCTGTCCGTACCGGGCAATATCGCGCGGTGGCAGAAGCTGGAAGTCGCCAAGCACCGGCTGTTCTACACGCTGCTGCGCCTTGGCCTGCCGCTGCGCAACCGGCGGCAGGATCCGGATGAAGGGCTGGCCTTCGATTTTCTGGACAGCCATGCCGATGGCACCCCCGCCATGACCGGGCACATGAACGGGGTCGTCACCATCGCCCTGAACGAAGCGGACGACGCCCAGCGCGAACAGATGCGACTCGAGATGGGGGAATACTACCGCACCCTGCTCGGCCATTTCCGCCATGAGATCGGGCATTACTACTGGAACGTGCTGATCCGCGACGCCGGCCCGGAACGGCTGGCCGCCTGCCGCGACGTTTTTGGCGATGACCGGCGCGATTACGCCACCGCCCTGAAGGAACATTACGAAACGCCAGCCCCCCCCACATGGCGTGGCCAGTATGTCAGCCAGTACGCGACGTCGCACCCATGGGAAGACTTTGCCGAGACATGGGCCCATTACCTGCATATCATCTCCACGCTGGAGACCGCATGGACCTATGGCATGTCCATCAACGCGGCGGGCGCGCATGCGCCGCCCCTGCGGGCGGACATATGCAAGGATCCCTATACCGAAATGTCGTTTGACGAGATCACGCAGGGCTGGCTGCCGCTGACCTATGCCGCCAACAGCCTCAACCGCTCCATGGGGCTGCCGGATTTCTACCCCTTCGTGCTGACACCTGAAATCCTGCGCAAGCTGTCCTTCATCCACGACGTGATCCGCCACGGCCGCGTGGCCTAG
- a CDS encoding transglutaminase family protein — protein MNAHAMLVHHTRYRYDRPVHLGPQTIRLHPAPGCRNVLSHTLDITPTPHVRTWGEDRFGNRIARVSFPEQVTHFDITVRLTTDQTPTDPFRFTIAPAARLWPMEGVRPDPALAAYMLRPGQPPAATAPTPLLDAMTAQWRATLPCPTLDLLVALTRDIATRITYRIRLEAGVWSPEQTLRNGAGSCRDSAWLLITVLRRLGFAARFVSGYLFQPERDAPGQMGCELHAWTQVHVPGAGWIGLDTTSGLLAAQGHIPLAVAMTPHEAAPVSGLLDKCVATFEAVMETIPLPALTQSPLRQQRSILSS, from the coding sequence ATGAACGCGCATGCCATGCTGGTCCATCATACACGGTACCGATACGACCGGCCCGTTCATCTCGGCCCGCAAACGATCCGGCTGCATCCGGCGCCGGGCTGCCGCAACGTGCTTTCGCATACACTCGACATCACCCCCACGCCCCATGTCCGCACATGGGGGGAGGACAGGTTCGGCAACCGCATCGCGCGCGTCAGCTTTCCCGAACAGGTCACGCACTTCGATATTACGGTGCGCCTGACCACCGACCAGACCCCGACGGACCCGTTCCGCTTCACCATAGCGCCCGCCGCCCGGCTCTGGCCGATGGAGGGCGTACGGCCCGATCCCGCGCTTGCCGCCTACATGCTGCGGCCCGGACAGCCGCCCGCCGCCACCGCACCCACTCCCCTGCTGGATGCGATGACCGCGCAGTGGCGCGCCACCCTGCCCTGCCCGACGCTGGACCTGCTGGTCGCGCTGACGCGTGACATCGCAACCCGCATCACCTACCGCATCCGGCTGGAAGCGGGCGTGTGGTCCCCGGAGCAGACGCTGCGCAACGGCGCGGGATCGTGCCGCGACAGCGCATGGCTGCTGATTACCGTGCTGCGCAGGCTGGGCTTTGCCGCGCGCTTCGTGTCAGGCTACCTGTTCCAGCCCGAACGTGACGCCCCCGGCCAGATGGGCTGCGAACTGCATGCCTGGACACAGGTGCATGTGCCGGGTGCGGGCTGGATCGGGCTGGACACGACATCGGGCCTGCTGGCCGCGCAGGGGCATATCCCGCTGGCCGTCGCCATGACCCCGCATGAGGCCGCGCCTGTCAGCGGGCTGCTGGACAAATGTGTCGCCACATTTGAAGCCGTGATGGAAACAATCCCCCTGCCCGCCCTTACACAGTCACCCTTACGCCAGCAACGGTCGATCCTGTCCTCATGA
- a CDS encoding circularly permuted type 2 ATP-grasp protein: MSDMKMAAQAAGLFATYDIPDFFCELLNRKDLPPPGLQLVRDRLSRFGLAELRRRAAAVEAQFYRLGITFTVYSDREAIDRVLPFDVIPRVLTAAEWDHVDRGVQQRVRAINLFLHDIYHDRHILRDNVVPAELVLGNANYCQAMVGLDVPGGVYVHINGTDLVRDRDGRFLVLEDNARTPSGVSYVLEDRQMMLRLMPDLATGLDIRPVDEYGPRLHRALVEVAPAGVMDPQVVLLSPGIYNAAYFEHVFLAREMGIPLVEGRDLLVEDGRVYMRTVAGPRPVHSIYRRLNDDFLDPQVFNPDSLLGVPGLVDAYRRGNVTLANAIGTGVADDKAVYAYMPRIIRYYLDEEPILTNVETHICAERAGLDYTLANLENLVVKPVGESGGYGLLIGPHATRAELDDFRARLRADPANYISQPVISLSVSPTLCPAGVEARHVDLRPFAVTGHDTWVLPGGLSRVALRKGSLVVNSSQGGGSKDTWVLAS, encoded by the coding sequence ATGAGTGATATGAAAATGGCGGCACAGGCGGCCGGGCTGTTCGCGACGTATGACATTCCGGATTTCTTCTGTGAACTGCTTAACCGCAAGGATCTGCCACCCCCCGGCCTGCAACTGGTGCGCGACCGGCTGTCCCGCTTCGGCCTGGCCGAACTGCGCCGCCGCGCCGCCGCGGTGGAGGCGCAGTTCTACCGTCTGGGCATTACCTTTACCGTCTATTCCGACCGTGAGGCCATCGATCGCGTCCTGCCATTCGATGTGATCCCCCGCGTGCTGACCGCCGCTGAATGGGACCATGTGGACCGCGGCGTGCAGCAGCGCGTGCGGGCGATCAACCTGTTCCTGCATGACATCTATCACGACCGTCATATCCTGCGCGACAACGTGGTGCCCGCGGAGCTTGTGCTGGGCAACGCCAATTACTGCCAGGCCATGGTCGGGCTGGATGTGCCCGGTGGCGTTTACGTCCATATCAACGGCACCGACCTCGTGCGCGACCGCGACGGGCGCTTCCTGGTGCTGGAGGATAACGCCCGCACCCCTTCAGGCGTGTCCTACGTGCTGGAGGACCGGCAGATGATGCTGCGCCTCATGCCCGACCTGGCCACGGGGCTCGATATCCGCCCGGTGGATGAATACGGCCCGCGCCTGCACCGCGCGCTGGTCGAGGTCGCGCCCGCCGGGGTCATGGACCCGCAGGTTGTCCTGCTCTCCCCCGGTATCTACAACGCCGCCTATTTCGAGCATGTGTTCCTGGCGCGGGAAATGGGTATTCCGCTGGTGGAAGGGCGCGACCTGCTGGTGGAGGACGGGCGCGTCTACATGCGGACCGTGGCCGGTCCCCGCCCGGTCCATTCCATCTACCGCCGCCTCAATGACGATTTTCTCGACCCGCAGGTGTTCAACCCGGACAGCCTGCTTGGCGTGCCCGGGCTGGTGGACGCCTACCGGCGGGGGAACGTGACGCTGGCCAATGCGATCGGGACCGGGGTGGCGGATGACAAGGCGGTCTATGCCTACATGCCGCGCATCATCCGCTACTATCTGGATGAGGAGCCGATCCTGACCAATGTGGAGACCCATATCTGCGCCGAGCGCGCGGGTCTGGACTACACGCTGGCCAATCTGGAAAACCTTGTCGTCAAGCCGGTGGGGGAATCCGGGGGGTACGGCCTGCTGATCGGCCCCCACGCGACACGGGCGGAACTGGATGACTTCCGCGCCCGGCTGCGGGCCGATCCGGCCAATTACATAAGCCAGCCGGTCATCAGCCTGTCGGTTTCGCCCACCCTGTGCCCGGCGGGGGTGGAAGCGCGGCATGTCGACCTGCGGCCCTTCGCCGTGACGGGGCACGATACATGGGTGCTGCCCGGCGGCCTGTCGCGCGTGGCGCTGCGCAAGGGGTCGCTGGTGGTCAATTCCTCGCAGGGGGGCGGGTCAAAGGATACATGGGTGCTGGCATCATGA
- a CDS encoding alpha-E domain-containing protein, with protein sequence MGAGIMTQVSVFPAPLLPGLRNLLSRYAENMMWLARYMERIENMARLIEVTGSSVRAGSVDAGWDSIIRINADEEFFFRHHKAATEQAVVTFYITEEGNPDSILSLARCARENARVLRPLISTEMWMHLNVFTRWVIELGPGDVGAGYLSPLCTRLKQDCQTHFGITEGTLYRDQGWLFYSLGKNLERADQITRLIDIKYHTLLPSGAGVGSDIDMSQWTSVLRSAAAYHAFRRVLPDGMTPANIVGFLLKNDGFPRSLSNSLCNVYSALGSLAGEYRLRHCGPILERVEELRVTLAEQTVEDIIVRGLHEYMDWIQRELRQIQNEIAQAFWPPVVSVSAADGMAQVQN encoded by the coding sequence ATGGGTGCTGGCATCATGACACAGGTTTCGGTCTTTCCCGCTCCGCTCCTGCCGGGGCTGCGCAATCTGCTTTCGCGCTACGCTGAAAACATGATGTGGCTGGCGCGCTACATGGAGCGCATCGAGAACATGGCCCGGCTGATCGAGGTGACGGGGTCTTCCGTGCGGGCGGGCAGCGTGGATGCGGGATGGGACAGCATCATCCGCATCAACGCGGATGAGGAGTTTTTCTTCCGCCACCACAAGGCCGCGACCGAACAGGCGGTCGTGACATTCTACATCACCGAGGAGGGAAATCCCGACTCCATCCTGTCCCTCGCCCGTTGCGCGCGTGAGAACGCCCGTGTGCTGCGCCCCCTGATCTCGACCGAGATGTGGATGCACCTGAACGTCTTCACCCGCTGGGTCATCGAACTGGGGCCGGGCGATGTCGGCGCGGGCTATCTCTCCCCCCTGTGCACCCGGCTCAAGCAGGACTGCCAGACGCATTTCGGCATTACCGAGGGCACGCTGTACCGGGATCAGGGCTGGCTGTTTTACAGCCTGGGCAAGAACCTGGAACGCGCGGACCAGATCACCCGGCTGATCGACATAAAATACCATACCCTCCTGCCCAGCGGCGCGGGGGTGGGGTCTGACATCGACATGAGCCAGTGGACATCGGTGCTGCGTTCGGCCGCCGCCTATCATGCCTTCCGCCGTGTGCTGCCCGATGGCATGACGCCCGCCAATATCGTGGGCTTCCTGCTCAAGAATGACGGGTTTCCCCGGTCCCTCTCCAACAGCCTGTGCAATGTCTACAGTGCGCTGGGGTCGCTGGCGGGAGAATACCGGCTGCGCCATTGCGGGCCGATTCTCGAACGGGTGGAGGAATTGCGGGTCACGCTGGCCGAGCAGACGGTGGAGGACATCATCGTACGCGGCCTGCATGAATACATGGACTGGATACAGCGCGAACTGCGCCAGATCCAAAATGAGATCGCTCAGGCTTTCTGGCCGCCTGTCGTATCGGTTTCAGCCGCCGACGGCATGGCGCAGGTGCAGAACTGA
- a CDS encoding TetR family transcriptional regulator, translating to MDNDQFDATLLRSALERASLHGWRRVTVVDAARDAGLSLETARRRFPCKAAILLTLGRLADEAALIEDESEGSVREKLFDMLMRRLDVFQQYRDGVRSVLRALPTDPLLAVLLGGATLESMKWMADAAGMNTSGLAGAVRLQALLGVWTATLRTWDRDDSQDMGITMAALDQALDRAARFTGLAPADTQATGTMNHGMDTDPMVDLPLEPLPE from the coding sequence ATGGATAACGATCAGTTTGACGCCACCCTTCTCCGTTCCGCGCTGGAACGTGCGAGCCTGCACGGATGGCGACGTGTAACGGTCGTTGACGCCGCGCGGGATGCCGGGCTGAGCCTTGAGACCGCGCGCAGGCGGTTCCCGTGCAAGGCCGCCATCCTGCTCACGCTGGGGCGCCTGGCGGATGAGGCGGCACTGATCGAGGACGAATCCGAAGGCAGCGTGCGCGAAAAGCTGTTCGACATGCTCATGCGCCGCCTGGATGTGTTCCAGCAGTACCGCGACGGCGTGCGCAGCGTCCTGCGTGCCCTGCCCACCGACCCGCTGCTGGCCGTGCTGCTGGGTGGCGCCACGCTGGAAAGCATGAAGTGGATGGCCGATGCCGCCGGGATGAACACCAGCGGGCTGGCCGGGGCGGTGCGCCTGCAGGCGCTGCTGGGGGTGTGGACCGCAACGCTGCGCACATGGGACCGTGATGACAGCCAGGACATGGGCATCACCATGGCCGCACTCGATCAGGCGCTGGACCGCGCGGCCCGCTTCACCGGGCTCGCCCCCGCCGATACGCAGGCCACCGGGACCATGAACCATGGCATGGACACCGACCCGATGGTCGATCTGCCGCTTGAACCGCTGCCGGAATGA
- the proC gene encoding pyrroline-5-carboxylate reductase: MTEPLPPLLLVGCGNMGGAMLDGWLKEGLAPSFIIDRHRDSVPAPHHLVRSPDDVPDDFHPAMIVLATKPQKVDAVMAAIAPFALRAPVLSVLAGRTVTGLGDALADQLPAGSPLPVVIRAMPNTPCSIGQGMTVCYAPPIATPAQRALCTRLLRAVGDVAWIEHEGQMDMVTAISGSGPAYVFLLAEIMEQVGVAGGLPPALARQIARQTVAGAGALMVQSGIESATLRHNVTSPGGTTQKALEVLMAPDAWPASLTTALKAAAQRSRELSGPQPVS; this comes from the coding sequence ATGACCGAACCCCTTCCTCCCCTTCTCCTTGTCGGGTGCGGCAATATGGGCGGGGCCATGCTCGATGGCTGGCTGAAGGAGGGCCTCGCGCCGTCCTTCATCATCGACCGGCACCGCGACTCCGTTCCCGCCCCGCACCACCTCGTGCGCAGCCCGGATGACGTTCCGGACGATTTCCATCCCGCGATGATCGTGCTGGCCACGAAACCGCAGAAGGTGGACGCCGTCATGGCGGCCATCGCGCCCTTCGCCCTGCGCGCGCCCGTCCTGTCCGTTCTGGCGGGCCGGACCGTGACGGGGCTGGGTGACGCGCTGGCCGACCAGTTGCCCGCGGGCAGCCCGCTGCCGGTCGTGATCCGCGCCATGCCCAATACGCCATGCAGCATCGGCCAGGGCATGACCGTCTGCTACGCGCCGCCCATCGCCACGCCCGCGCAGCGCGCCCTGTGCACGCGGCTGCTGCGCGCGGTGGGGGATGTGGCATGGATCGAACATGAAGGGCAGATGGATATGGTCACCGCCATATCCGGCAGTGGTCCGGCCTATGTCTTCCTGCTTGCCGAAATCATGGAGCAGGTGGGCGTGGCGGGGGGACTGCCCCCCGCCCTTGCGCGCCAGATCGCGCGCCAGACCGTGGCGGGAGCGGGGGCGCTCATGGTGCAAAGCGGGATCGAATCCGCCACCCTGCGCCATAACGTGACCAGCCCCGGCGGCACCACACAGAAGGCGCTGGAGGTGCTGATGGCCCCGGATGCGTGGCCCGCCAGCCTCACCACCGCGCTGAAGGCTGCGGCACAGCGTTCACGCGAACTGTCCGGCCCGCAACCCGTTTCATGA
- a CDS encoding YbjN domain-containing protein, translating into MPALTHTAIVRNTNPLDLMEQIVGGYDWNFERRSDSEMAAEAPGKWCDYGLFFCWSEEVSAMHFTCTFDLKVPAEQRRNLFELVALANERLWIGHFGMDMEHGTPVFRHAVLLRGSRGASMESLEDMIDIALTECERFYPAFQFVLWGGKKPAEALEAAMLDCAGMA; encoded by the coding sequence ATGCCTGCTCTGACTCACACAGCAATCGTACGCAATACGAACCCACTCGATCTGATGGAACAGATCGTGGGTGGATATGACTGGAATTTCGAACGCCGCAGCGATTCGGAAATGGCGGCCGAAGCACCGGGCAAATGGTGCGATTATGGCCTGTTCTTCTGCTGGTCGGAGGAGGTGAGCGCCATGCATTTCACCTGCACCTTCGACCTCAAGGTCCCCGCCGAGCAGCGCCGCAACCTGTTCGAACTGGTGGCACTGGCGAACGAGCGGCTCTGGATCGGCCATTTCGGCATGGATATGGAACATGGCACGCCCGTGTTCCGCCATGCGGTCCTGCTGCGCGGCTCACGCGGGGCGTCCATGGAAAGCCTGGAGGACATGATCGACATCGCGCTGACCGAGTGCGAGCGTTTCTACCCCGCGTTCCAGTTCGTGCTGTGGGGCGGCAAGAAACCGGCCGAAGCGCTGGAAGCGGCCATGCTCGACTGTGCCGGGATGGCGTGA